In Hyphomicrobiales bacterium, the following are encoded in one genomic region:
- a CDS encoding L-threonine 3-dehydrogenase, with the protein MRALVKARGEPGLWVEDVPEPVAGPDDVLIRVKRAAICGTDMHIYNWDAWAAATVPVPLVVGHEYMGVVEAVGADVEGVKVGDRVAGEGHLVCRRCRNCRAGREHLCRNTKGVGVNRPGAFTELIAIPEHNVYRLPDAVSDEVGAILDPLGNAVHTALSFDLVGEDVLITGAGPIGLMAAAIARHVGARHVVITDPNPKRRAAAADFGVTRAVDPTVEKLADVMGELGMTEGFDVGLEMAGAPAAVRDMIAAMNHGGKIALLGIPSEPFAIDWNAVIFHGLTIKGIYGREMFETWYKMLAMLESGLDVTPVITHRFAFAEYETAFSTIKAGEAAKVVLDMDDI; encoded by the coding sequence ATGCGGGCACTGGTCAAGGCGCGCGGTGAACCCGGGCTCTGGGTGGAGGACGTGCCGGAACCCGTCGCGGGCCCCGACGACGTGCTCATCCGCGTCAAGCGCGCGGCGATCTGCGGCACCGACATGCACATCTACAACTGGGATGCCTGGGCGGCCGCGACCGTGCCCGTGCCGTTGGTGGTCGGACACGAGTACATGGGCGTGGTCGAGGCGGTCGGGGCCGATGTCGAAGGCGTGAAGGTCGGCGACCGGGTCGCGGGCGAAGGCCATCTCGTCTGCCGGCGCTGCCGCAACTGCCGGGCCGGCCGCGAGCATCTCTGCCGCAACACCAAGGGCGTCGGCGTCAACCGGCCGGGTGCCTTCACCGAACTCATCGCCATTCCCGAGCACAACGTCTACCGACTGCCGGACGCGGTGAGTGACGAGGTCGGCGCGATCCTCGATCCGCTCGGCAACGCCGTGCACACCGCACTCTCGTTCGATCTCGTCGGCGAGGACGTGCTCATCACCGGAGCGGGGCCGATCGGGCTCATGGCGGCGGCGATCGCGCGGCACGTCGGGGCGCGCCATGTCGTCATCACCGATCCCAATCCGAAGCGGCGGGCGGCGGCGGCCGACTTCGGCGTCACGCGTGCGGTCGATCCGACGGTCGAGAAACTCGCCGACGTCATGGGCGAACTCGGCATGACGGAGGGATTCGACGTCGGCCTCGAGATGGCCGGAGCACCCGCGGCGGTGCGCGACATGATCGCGGCGATGAACCATGGTGGGAAAATCGCGCTGCTCGGCATCCCCTCCGAACCTTTCGCGATCGACTGGAACGCCGTCATCTTCCACGGCCTCACTATCAAGGGAATCTACGGTCGGGAGATGTTCGAGACCTGGTACAAGATGCTGGCCATGCTGGAGAGCGGACTCGACGTGACGCCGGTCATCACGCACCGCTTCGCGTTCGCCGAATACGAGACGGCGTTTTCCACCATCAAGGCCGGCGAGGCGGCGAAAGTCGTGCTCGACATGGACGATATCTGA